A region of the Deinococcus multiflagellatus genome:
CATGGCCGGCATTGTACGGCGCGGGGGGCAGCGCAGGCCGTGCCGGGGGGTGGGCGAGCGGAGGAATAGTGGTAGGCAGGCGCGTCGGTGGCACTCCTCAACAGCCCCTGACCCTGTCTGCACGCGCACGATCACAACTCTTTGATTTGACCACCTCTGTTATGCCCAAAAAGAAAGAACCCCGTCTGAGACAGGGCTCCTTGCTTTGGTGGCGATGCCCGGACTTGAACCGGGGACCTAACGATTATGAGTCGTTCGCTCTAACCAGCTGAGCTACATCGCCTTGAAAAACCCCGCCAAGCTGGCGGGGCCACTTCTGGTGGAGCTGAGGGGATTCGAACCCCTGACCTTCTGAATGCCATTCAGACGCGCTCCCAACTGCGCCACAGCCCCGTTTTTTGCTCGCCGTACTGGCGGGCTCAGATAGATTAACAGCGGCCCCCAGGGCTGTCAACTCTGCGGCGCGCTGGCGGGGGCAGCGTGCTGCGCGCTGAGCTGCACGTAGCCTTCGATCAGGTGAATGATGACAGGGTTGTGGGTGTGGACCCCGTGGGCGTCGCCACTGCCACCCTCTTCAATAAAGTGGGCGATCAGGGCCGCCTCGCCGTCGCGCGCCAGCAGGAAGGCGCGCTGGCCCGGCGCGGCAATGCTGGGCAGGTTCGCCAGCCCCGCGCGGTGCAGGGCCACGCCCCGGGGGGTCAGGCGCTCCAGGCGCTCGGCCAGGGCAGGTTCGCCGGCCATGTACAGGCTGCGGCGGGCATTCAGGGTCAGGTCTTCGCACAGGCTGCGAATGGCGGCCTCGCCGTACAGGTGGTACACCGCCTCGGGGGCAGGGTCGGGGGTCAGGCGCGAGAGGTCGCGGTCCAGGGCGCCCAGGCGGTCGTCAAAGGCGCGCCGGGCGCGGGCCAGGTATTCGCGGGCACTCAGGGGCGCGTATTCCAGGGGGTTCTGGCCCACCTTGGCGGCCAGCCCCCGGCCCTCCAGGCGCTCCAGGGTTTCGTAGATCTTGGGCCGGGGAATGCCGGCCTGCCGGGCCACCCGGGCCGGGACCGCGCGGCCCAGGGCCAGCAGGGCGGTGTAGGCCCGGGCCTCGTACTCGGTCAGTCCCAGGGCTTGCAGGTGAATCACGGCGCTCATCTGCCCCCCAGCATACGGGAGCCAGCCGCCCACGCAGCGGCGCGTCGCCTCTGAACTCCAAAAAATTCAGTCACCATTGCTGGAATGTTGCCGACTTAAGGGCGCTGCAGAGCGGCGGGGCTGAGAAAGAACAGCAGCGGATGTCCAGAAAATGGACCTCAGAGGCGGAAAGAAGCCACTTCTGGCCTACATGGTCTGAACATGCACAGCCGTTCGGCTCAGCCCTGGGGGAGTTCGGCTTCCACCAGGGTGCCGTGACCGGGGCTGGAGAGCACGCGGTAGGTGCCGCCGCGCGCCTCCACCCGCTCGCGCATCTGCAGCAGGCCCAGGCCGCCCGCGCTGCTCACCCGCCCGGTGATGGTGGCCGGATCAAAGCCGGCGCCGTCATCCTGCACCCGCAGGGTGACGCGTTCGCCGCCGTGCAGGGTTACCTTGACCTCCTGGGCGCGGGCGTGCTTGGCCACGTTGTTCAGGCTTTCTTGCAGGATGCGGAACACCACGGCCTCGTCGCCGGGCGAAAGCTGCACGTCGCCGCTGATGTTCAGCTGGGCGCGGATG
Encoded here:
- a CDS encoding TrmB family transcriptional regulator; this encodes MSAVIHLQALGLTEYEARAYTALLALGRAVPARVARQAGIPRPKIYETLERLEGRGLAAKVGQNPLEYAPLSAREYLARARRAFDDRLGALDRDLSRLTPDPAPEAVYHLYGEAAIRSLCEDLTLNARRSLYMAGEPALAERLERLTPRGVALHRAGLANLPSIAAPGQRAFLLARDGEAALIAHFIEEGGSGDAHGVHTHNPVIIHLIEGYVQLSAQHAAPASAPQS